In Papaver somniferum cultivar HN1 chromosome 1, ASM357369v1, whole genome shotgun sequence, a genomic segment contains:
- the LOC113333393 gene encoding uncharacterized protein LOC113333393, with the protein MGKHQAIAALICLLIVCLDIVAGVLGIQAEVAQNKVRHLKLWIFECKEPSSEAFKLGLAAAALLALAHVIATLLGGCVCICSKDELDRSSANKQLAAACFVLSWIVLVVGFSVLIIGALANSKNRSSCGISHNKFLSIGGILCFVHGLFCVSYYASANAATEDAKKFNNGSHA; encoded by the exons ATGGGAAAACATCAAGCAATAGCTGCACTGATCTGCCTGTTGATCGTCTGCCTGGACATAGTAGCTGGGGTACTTGGAATCCAAGCAGAGGTTGCTCAGAACAAG GTGAGACATTTAAAGCTTTGGATATTTGAATGTAAAGAACCAAGCAGTGAAGCTTTCAAGTTAGGGTTAGCTGCAGCTGCACTCCTGGCACTAGCTCATGTTATAGCTACCTTGCTTGGTGGGTGTGTCTGTATTTGTTCAAAAGATGAGTTGGATAGATCTTCTGCTAACAAACAATTGGCAGCTGCTTGCTTCGTTCTTTCTTG GATTGTATTAGTTGTTGGATTCTCGGTATTGATAATAGGAGCACTCGCGAACTCAAAAAATAGGTCATCGTGTGGGATCTCACACAACAAATTTCTATCCATTGGAGGGATATTATGTTTTGTTCATGGACTATTTTGTGTATCCTACTATGCTTCTGCCAATGCTGCAACAGAAGATGCCAAGAAATTCAACAACGGATCCCATGCGTAA